Proteins encoded within one genomic window of Halogeometricum sp. S1BR25-6:
- a CDS encoding VOC family protein: MSEENPVTADLPDSPFHTTGTDHVTIWGSNEEDTVAFYRDLLGMRLVLRQPNLDDPSQTHLFFDTGDGRIVTFFVSDDRQSNRGGQRGGVGSVHHLCFSVAPEEFGEMVQAIEDDGRNYNIFDRGIFYSLYTHDNNGLVIELSTDKYDIPDDRRAEVLAKTQEIREADGADYAKDEHLAEALEALGLDATAHDLPDAASGVGGVE; the protein is encoded by the coding sequence ATGAGTGAAGAGAATCCCGTCACCGCGGACCTCCCGGACAGCCCCTTCCACACCACCGGCACCGACCACGTGACCATCTGGGGAAGCAACGAGGAGGACACCGTCGCGTTCTACCGCGACCTCCTGGGGATGCGCCTCGTCCTCCGGCAACCGAACCTCGACGACCCCTCGCAGACGCACCTGTTCTTTGACACCGGCGACGGCCGCATCGTGACGTTCTTCGTCAGCGACGACCGGCAGTCCAACCGCGGGGGCCAACGCGGCGGCGTCGGTTCCGTCCACCACCTCTGTTTCAGCGTCGCCCCCGAGGAGTTCGGCGAGATGGTGCAGGCCATCGAGGACGACGGCCGCAACTACAACATCTTCGACCGGGGCATCTTCTACTCGCTGTACACCCACGACAACAACGGTCTCGTCATCGAACTCTCGACGGACAAATACGACATCCCCGACGACCGGCGCGCCGAGGTGCTCGCGAAGACCCAGGAGATACGCGAGGCCGACGGCGCGGACTACGCCAAGGACGAACACCTCGCGGAGGCGCTCGAAGCCCTCGGACTCGACGCGACGGCGCACGACCTGCCGGACGCCGCCTCGGGCGTCGGCGGCGTGGAATAG
- a CDS encoding Gfo/Idh/MocA family protein, whose product MSDTSVKNEESIRNDGRAGPLRIAVVGGGYIGTTVGDQFVEHEDASVVALVDIDESVLAEAGEELGVDADSRYDDYETMLDAESLDAVLIGTPHTLHYDQILAAFDRDLHVFCDKPLTTDLDQARDLVERDEKREEVLMVGYQRHLYEAFIRARELWDEEDREPRWITAEVSQDWVDRFEGAWRQNPALSGGGYLYDTGSHLLDGVLWSTRLTPEAVSANMQFIDDEKEVDGRANVTIRFTNGATASFSLSGETPCMREHIRMWDEQGAIALNSKDWEPSEYVEIDEESGEHRPRLPRADQQTKAEAFLEAIETGEEPAATALDGLRVTAVTEAAYESARSDGSFVAVDPEDVALD is encoded by the coding sequence ATGAGCGATACGAGTGTGAAGAACGAAGAATCGATTCGTAACGACGGGCGAGCGGGTCCGCTCCGAATCGCCGTCGTCGGCGGCGGCTACATCGGGACGACGGTCGGCGACCAGTTCGTCGAACACGAGGACGCGAGCGTCGTCGCCCTCGTCGACATCGACGAGTCGGTGCTGGCGGAGGCCGGCGAGGAGTTGGGGGTCGACGCGGACTCCCGCTACGACGACTACGAGACGATGCTGGACGCGGAGTCGCTGGACGCCGTCCTCATCGGGACGCCGCACACGCTGCACTACGACCAGATTCTCGCCGCGTTCGACCGCGACCTGCACGTCTTCTGCGACAAGCCGCTGACGACGGACCTCGACCAGGCGCGCGACCTCGTAGAGCGAGACGAGAAGCGCGAGGAGGTGCTGATGGTCGGCTACCAGCGTCACCTCTACGAGGCGTTCATCCGGGCCCGCGAACTGTGGGACGAGGAGGACCGCGAACCGCGCTGGATAACCGCGGAGGTGTCGCAGGACTGGGTCGACCGCTTCGAGGGCGCGTGGCGGCAGAACCCCGCGCTCTCCGGCGGCGGCTACCTGTACGACACGGGGAGCCACCTGCTCGACGGCGTGCTCTGGAGCACCCGACTCACCCCCGAGGCCGTCTCGGCGAACATGCAGTTCATCGACGACGAGAAGGAGGTCGACGGCCGCGCGAACGTCACGATTCGGTTCACGAACGGCGCCACGGCGTCGTTCTCGCTGTCGGGCGAGACGCCCTGCATGCGCGAGCACATCCGGATGTGGGACGAGCAGGGGGCGATAGCGCTCAACAGCAAGGACTGGGAGCCCAGCGAGTACGTCGAGATAGACGAGGAGAGCGGTGAACACCGCCCGCGCCTCCCGCGCGCCGACCAGCAGACGAAGGCCGAGGCGTTCCTCGAAGCGATCGAGACGGGCGAGGAACCCGCGGCGACGGCGCTCGACGGCCTCCGGGTGACTGCCGTCACCGAGGCGGCCTACGAGTCCGCCCGGAGCGACGGGTCGTTCGTCGCCGTCGACCCCGAGGACGTGGCGCTGGACTGA
- a CDS encoding ABC transporter substrate-binding protein: MARDDEEFERPTRRRYLAYGGALVGAGLLTGCAGSESESTATNATATAAGTGTSTGTATEANESTATSEESYAVSMEPMGEMAFDSVPERWVAYDGGYADMAVALGRGDAIAGIGGADRYYTDAYDELPGVGVNEAALESHPEVRTKEEFYELDADVHLYDPYMLVNWFDWSEGDVEEVATNVAPFFGNLIFRRSDEWHDYRYYTLYEAFEKVARLFRETERYEAFASLHEEFLSDLRSRLPPESERPNVFLTYEGTDEPETFSSYRLHDKGTSKKQWRDLGVADALDGTDIENLSTTNRGELDYETLLEVDPDVILIRGHERDSAAEFRETVLAYMRDHAVGGELTAVQEGRVYRGGYLNQGPIHNLFLTERAAKQLYPDEFGEVTGDADLFDRRRVADIINGEF, encoded by the coding sequence ATGGCACGAGACGACGAGGAGTTCGAGCGGCCGACGCGACGGAGATACCTGGCGTACGGCGGGGCGCTGGTGGGCGCCGGACTGCTTACCGGGTGCGCGGGAAGTGAGTCCGAGTCGACGGCGACGAACGCAACCGCAACCGCGGCGGGAACGGGGACGTCGACCGGCACCGCAACCGAAGCGAACGAATCGACCGCGACGAGCGAGGAGTCCTACGCGGTGTCGATGGAACCGATGGGCGAGATGGCGTTCGACTCGGTACCGGAGCGCTGGGTTGCCTACGACGGCGGCTACGCGGACATGGCCGTTGCGCTCGGACGCGGCGACGCAATCGCCGGTATCGGCGGCGCCGACCGCTACTACACCGACGCGTACGACGAACTGCCCGGCGTGGGCGTGAACGAGGCGGCGCTGGAGAGCCACCCGGAGGTTCGGACCAAAGAGGAGTTCTACGAACTCGACGCGGACGTGCACCTGTACGACCCGTACATGCTCGTCAACTGGTTCGATTGGAGCGAGGGAGACGTCGAGGAGGTTGCGACGAACGTCGCGCCGTTCTTCGGGAACCTCATCTTTCGGCGCTCGGACGAGTGGCACGACTACCGCTACTACACGCTGTACGAGGCGTTCGAGAAGGTGGCCCGGTTGTTCCGGGAGACGGAGCGCTACGAGGCGTTCGCCTCGCTGCACGAGGAGTTTCTCTCCGACCTGCGGTCGCGACTGCCGCCGGAGTCCGAACGACCGAACGTGTTTCTCACTTACGAGGGCACCGACGAACCCGAGACGTTCTCGTCGTACCGCCTGCACGACAAGGGGACGAGCAAGAAGCAGTGGCGCGACTTGGGCGTCGCGGACGCCCTCGACGGCACGGACATCGAGAACCTGAGCACGACCAACCGCGGCGAACTCGACTACGAGACCCTGCTCGAAGTCGACCCGGACGTGATACTGATTCGCGGGCACGAACGCGACTCGGCGGCCGAGTTCCGCGAGACGGTGCTGGCGTACATGCGCGACCACGCCGTCGGCGGCGAACTGACGGCCGTACAGGAGGGGCGCGTCTACCGGGGCGGGTACCTCAACCAGGGGCCCATCCACAACCTCTTTCTGACCGAACGCGCCGCGAAGCAGCTCTATCCGGACGAGTTCGGCGAAGTGACCGGCGACGCGGACCTGTTCGACCGCCGGCGGGTCGCCGACATCATCAACGGGGAGTTCTGA
- a CDS encoding NAD(P)/FAD-dependent oxidoreductase — translation MANVIVVGGGPAGLSAAMFARKNGLETTVFDTDKTWMHKAHLFNYPGIGSQDGTVFMETLRRQVDAFGVEREEAEVTDVSSDGDGFTVTVDGEDHEADYVVLATGANRDLAESLGCDLTDEDTVDVGVTMETSVEGAYATGAMVRTEEWQAVIAAGDGAAAALNILSTEKGENYHDFDVPADADETFGGMVDEDV, via the coding sequence ATGGCAAACGTAATCGTCGTCGGAGGCGGTCCCGCCGGTCTGAGCGCCGCGATGTTCGCGCGGAAGAACGGTCTCGAAACCACCGTGTTCGACACCGACAAGACGTGGATGCACAAGGCCCACCTGTTCAACTATCCCGGAATCGGCTCGCAGGACGGAACCGTGTTCATGGAGACGCTCCGCCGGCAGGTGGACGCGTTCGGCGTCGAACGCGAGGAGGCCGAGGTGACCGACGTGTCGTCGGACGGCGACGGCTTCACCGTCACCGTCGACGGCGAGGACCACGAGGCCGACTACGTCGTCCTCGCGACCGGCGCGAACCGCGACCTCGCGGAGTCGCTGGGCTGTGACCTCACCGACGAGGACACCGTCGACGTCGGCGTGACGATGGAGACGAGCGTCGAGGGCGCCTACGCCACGGGCGCGATGGTCCGCACCGAGGAGTGGCAGGCCGTCATCGCCGCCGGCGACGGCGCCGCCGCCGCGCTCAACATCCTCTCGACGGAGAAGGGCGAGAACTACCACGACTTCGACGTGCCGGCCGACGCCGACGAGACGTTCGGCGGCATGGTCGACGAGGACGTCTGA
- a CDS encoding glycosyltransferase family 39 protein, whose protein sequence is MADSSLRSRFARSPRHEGGHPLDVRDRRWLVLAVLPALVSVAVYLATNPYPAYGAGLYAQIAREIAANGYLPPARIPGYTADGVPFAYPPLQFYVFAVLRDIGFGPVAVARFLPAVAVVAVQIPVYVLARDLLDSRPAGTVAAAGVALNPQILEWHLSAGGVVRGFAFLYALTAICAGYRLFTTGDRRALVAGVVAFGLTVLSHPTYTLFTVVSYLLLWLVLDRSLAGLLRGAVVGVGGAVIASPWLLWAVSTHGPDVFTSAAGTHGGIGGGVEAIFGGISLYTLVPLLAAAYLLAVRRDLLLPAWVAAAELLFQQPRFVYTVGTFALVAAGFDAVRRFSPTERFARTLDGRTGGLDWRAAGVALLVVVASLGGGTVLAYQNTLPSDPSTPEFLDDEAVDAMAWAAAETPSDATFVVLGDAAEWFPALTQRTILVGMWGVEWEEPEVYEGQTDAYVNASTCQSATCVETAMQSVDANPDYVYVPKGHYTVRGASEVQFGTLERSFEASQRWELAFENDGVAIYRSLGEE, encoded by the coding sequence GTGGCAGACTCTTCGCTTCGTTCCCGGTTCGCCCGCTCACCCCGGCACGAGGGCGGCCACCCCCTCGACGTGCGCGACCGCAGGTGGCTCGTCTTGGCGGTCCTCCCGGCACTGGTCTCCGTTGCCGTGTACCTCGCGACGAACCCCTACCCGGCCTACGGCGCGGGCCTGTACGCGCAGATCGCCCGCGAAATCGCCGCGAACGGCTACCTCCCGCCGGCGCGCATCCCCGGCTACACGGCTGACGGCGTCCCCTTCGCCTACCCGCCGCTGCAGTTCTACGTGTTCGCGGTGCTCCGCGACATCGGATTCGGCCCGGTCGCCGTCGCGCGCTTCCTCCCCGCGGTGGCCGTCGTCGCCGTTCAGATTCCCGTGTACGTGCTCGCCCGCGACCTGCTGGACTCGCGGCCGGCGGGGACCGTCGCGGCGGCGGGCGTCGCGCTGAACCCGCAGATACTGGAGTGGCACCTCTCGGCGGGTGGGGTCGTCCGCGGGTTCGCCTTCCTGTACGCGCTGACGGCCATCTGCGCGGGCTACCGATTGTTTACGACCGGCGACCGCCGCGCACTGGTCGCGGGCGTCGTCGCCTTCGGACTGACGGTGCTGTCGCACCCGACGTACACCCTGTTCACCGTCGTGAGCTACCTGTTGCTCTGGCTCGTGCTCGACCGCTCGCTCGCCGGTCTCCTCCGCGGCGCCGTCGTCGGCGTCGGCGGCGCGGTCATCGCCAGCCCGTGGCTCCTCTGGGCCGTCTCCACGCACGGTCCCGACGTGTTCACCTCCGCCGCGGGGACCCACGGCGGCATCGGCGGCGGCGTCGAGGCGATATTCGGCGGCATCTCGCTGTACACGCTCGTCCCGTTGCTCGCCGCGGCCTACCTCCTCGCCGTCCGCCGGGACCTACTGCTCCCGGCGTGGGTCGCCGCCGCGGAACTGCTGTTCCAACAGCCCCGGTTCGTCTACACCGTCGGAACGTTCGCCCTCGTCGCCGCCGGCTTCGACGCCGTGCGTCGCTTCTCCCCCACCGAACGGTTCGCGCGGACCCTCGACGGCCGGACGGGCGGCCTCGACTGGCGCGCCGCGGGCGTCGCGCTCTTGGTCGTCGTCGCGTCCCTCGGCGGGGGGACGGTTCTCGCCTACCAGAACACGCTCCCGTCAGACCCCTCGACGCCCGAGTTCCTCGACGACGAGGCGGTGGACGCGATGGCGTGGGCCGCGGCCGAGACGCCGTCGGACGCGACGTTCGTCGTCCTCGGCGACGCCGCCGAGTGGTTCCCGGCGCTGACCCAGCGGACGATTCTGGTCGGGATGTGGGGCGTCGAGTGGGAGGAGCCGGAGGTGTACGAGGGGCAGACGGACGCCTACGTGAACGCCTCGACCTGTCAGAGCGCAACCTGCGTGGAGACGGCGATGCAGTCGGTGGACGCGAACCCCGACTACGTCTACGTCCCGAAGGGCCACTACACGGTCCGCGGCGCCAGCGAGGTGCAGTTCGGCACGCTCGAACGCTCCTTCGAGGCCTCGCAGCGCTGGGAACTCGCCTTCGAGAACGACGGCGTCGCCATCTACCGCTCGCTCGGCGAGGAGTAG
- a CDS encoding RidA family protein has protein sequence MNGDVTRYESDTLDATAGYGVRKRNFQLVFFDGKFPTRADADGMDLEEQTADALEHVETAVRRAGVKMDDVLRTTVYTTEADRTDDIEAAYETYFADRRPAMTVVGVADLPDGAAVQIEATAVER, from the coding sequence ATGAACGGAGACGTGACGCGGTACGAGAGCGACACCCTCGACGCCACCGCGGGGTACGGCGTCCGGAAGCGAAACTTCCAACTCGTCTTCTTCGACGGGAAGTTCCCGACCCGCGCGGACGCCGACGGGATGGACCTCGAAGAACAGACCGCCGACGCCCTCGAACACGTCGAGACGGCGGTCCGGCGCGCCGGCGTGAAGATGGACGACGTGCTTCGGACGACCGTCTACACGACGGAGGCGGACCGCACCGACGACATCGAGGCGGCGTACGAGACGTACTTCGCGGACCGACGACCCGCGATGACCGTCGTCGGAGTGGCCGACCTGCCGGACGGCGCGGCGGTCCAAATCGAGGCGACGGCCGTCGAGCGCTGA